In the genome of Cellvibrio sp. KY-YJ-3, one region contains:
- a CDS encoding lipopolysaccharide assembly protein LapB, with product MSLLNDMLRDLSQDVARPSSQNLEHNLAAHSHAQEEQRELFYQSSAAKPLPRSLLPSVVVFVVVLLGIFGWRYFSDEKPTVSTTTEMVSVPEQVQPEKIDALPENTDAAATIIASPELDERLAALESAVTTLTNVLTSSEQTTVEQTNVEQKKEVGSLQSDSSMKSVVAEVASVEKPLDEKAADQKSIDQESGAETAESVSINEPFAVITENNTPSEPQGDPSLFIAPNPAWKDQQLAMQARELFQAGQEEQSIARLQDFIASHPAAQESTRLLLDIFCEQENNTAVQQVLTQSSFLAVATKNYYAAKIRLIEGNLEEAVALLEATLVEAENDENYRALLAGLYQRSGMNQEAASHYRRLLSVFGEKPAYWLGFALAQDALNQSQLALQAYQRVNQYSDLQPQVRQYVEQRLVALQQ from the coding sequence ATGAGTTTGTTAAACGACATGTTGCGCGACCTCTCGCAAGATGTTGCGCGCCCATCATCGCAAAACCTTGAACATAATCTTGCTGCGCATTCTCATGCTCAAGAGGAGCAACGCGAATTATTTTACCAATCCAGCGCTGCCAAACCACTACCACGCAGTCTGCTGCCGAGCGTGGTTGTATTTGTGGTGGTATTGCTTGGTATTTTTGGATGGCGATATTTTTCTGATGAAAAACCGACCGTCTCTACTACCACCGAAATGGTGAGTGTTCCTGAACAAGTTCAGCCTGAAAAAATTGACGCTTTGCCAGAAAATACCGACGCAGCGGCGACAATAATTGCATCGCCCGAGTTGGATGAGCGTTTGGCCGCATTGGAGTCTGCGGTAACTACGCTAACCAATGTGCTGACCAGTTCAGAACAGACCACTGTAGAACAGACCAATGTAGAACAAAAAAAAGAGGTGGGATCCTTACAGTCTGATTCGTCGATGAAAAGTGTCGTCGCTGAAGTTGCTTCTGTTGAAAAGCCATTGGATGAAAAAGCAGCCGATCAAAAATCAATTGATCAAGAGTCAGGAGCGGAAACGGCTGAGTCAGTCAGTATTAATGAGCCATTTGCCGTTATTACAGAGAACAATACACCGAGCGAGCCACAGGGTGATCCATCGTTGTTTATTGCGCCTAATCCTGCTTGGAAGGATCAGCAATTAGCGATGCAGGCCCGTGAATTATTTCAGGCAGGGCAGGAGGAACAAAGCATTGCCCGCCTACAGGATTTTATTGCCAGTCACCCGGCGGCGCAGGAATCGACCCGCTTGCTATTGGATATTTTTTGCGAACAAGAAAATAATACTGCGGTGCAGCAAGTATTAACCCAATCCAGTTTTTTAGCCGTGGCAACAAAAAACTATTACGCAGCAAAAATCAGGTTAATAGAGGGCAATCTCGAAGAAGCTGTTGCACTTCTCGAAGCGACATTAGTGGAAGCGGAAAATGATGAAAATTATCGCGCATTGCTGGCGGGTTTGTATCAGCGTAGTGGTATGAATCAGGAAGCGGCGAGTCATTACCGGCGCCTGCTCAGTGTGTTTGGTGAAAAACCCGCTTATTGGCTGGGGTTTGCATTGGCACAGGATGCACTCAATCAATCGCAGTTGGCTTTACAAGCCTACCAACGTGTCAATCAATATTCCGATTTGCAACCACAAGTGCGCCAGTATGTGGAGCAGCGCTTAGTGGCATTACAGCAGTGA
- a CDS encoding GspE/PulE family protein, which produces MMNLASQKRIRIGDLLVEKNIISETQLQHALQEQKLTGRKLGATLVELGYVEENALLNLLSAQLDIPFVELKQFRFDRTLVQRLPETSARRYRVMLLREDFDGLLLGMADPTDIFCLDELQRLLQKNIKPAVVRESELLDILDIAYTRASEIATLAGELDEELQESAVDLAEFAVGAADSEAPVVKLLQKIFEEAINTKASDIHIEPDEKVLRIRTRIDGVLLEQVMNEKRIASALVVRLKLMSGMDISEKRLPQDGRFNLKVKHHNIDVRISTMPVQFGESVVMRLLDQTDGVRPLDAVGMPPHLIERFRKIITRPHGLVLVTGPTGSGKTTTLYGALSELNKPEKKIITVEDPVEYRLPRISQVQLHEKIGLTFASVLRATLRQDPDILLVGEIRDAESAEIALRASMTGHMVLSTLHTNDAVTSAMRLMDMGVDGYLVATALKAIVAQRLVRRICSSCIHPYSPDANEQQLLAAIGKGRDYSHVVFKKGTGCPHCHNTGYRGRIGIFEMLELNQTMAEALRVNDLNAFMQAANAVPDFVNLSEAALGYAIEGLTTLDEVMSISAQVSEI; this is translated from the coding sequence ATGATGAATCTCGCTTCGCAAAAACGTATTCGTATCGGTGATTTACTCGTTGAAAAGAATATTATTTCGGAAACCCAATTGCAGCATGCCCTGCAAGAGCAAAAACTCACCGGCCGGAAATTGGGCGCCACGCTGGTTGAATTGGGTTATGTGGAAGAAAATGCATTGCTTAATCTGCTGTCGGCACAGCTGGATATTCCGTTCGTGGAGCTAAAACAATTTCGTTTTGATCGCACTTTGGTGCAGCGTTTGCCGGAAACCAGTGCGCGCCGTTATCGCGTGATGTTATTGCGCGAGGATTTTGATGGCCTGTTGCTCGGCATGGCCGATCCAACCGATATTTTTTGCCTGGATGAATTGCAGCGCTTGCTGCAAAAAAATATTAAACCGGCGGTAGTGCGTGAATCGGAACTGCTGGATATTTTGGATATCGCTTACACCCGTGCCAGTGAAATCGCCACCCTCGCCGGTGAATTGGACGAGGAACTGCAGGAATCAGCGGTGGATCTAGCGGAATTTGCGGTGGGTGCTGCCGACAGTGAAGCGCCGGTGGTGAAACTGCTGCAAAAAATATTTGAAGAGGCTATCAATACCAAAGCGTCTGATATTCATATAGAGCCGGATGAAAAAGTATTGCGTATTCGCACCCGTATCGACGGTGTTTTGTTAGAGCAGGTGATGAACGAAAAGCGTATCGCATCGGCACTGGTGGTGCGCTTGAAATTAATGTCGGGCATGGATATTTCTGAAAAACGTCTACCTCAAGACGGTCGTTTTAACTTAAAAGTTAAACACCACAATATTGATGTGCGTATCTCCACTATGCCAGTACAGTTTGGTGAATCGGTAGTTATGCGTCTGCTCGATCAAACTGATGGGGTTAGGCCGTTAGATGCGGTGGGTATGCCGCCTCATTTAATAGAGCGTTTTCGCAAAATTATTACTCGCCCCCACGGCTTGGTATTAGTGACCGGCCCAACGGGCAGTGGTAAAACCACCACTCTTTATGGCGCCTTGTCAGAATTAAATAAGCCGGAGAAAAAAATCATCACGGTGGAAGATCCGGTGGAATATCGCTTGCCGCGCATTAGCCAGGTACAGCTGCATGAAAAAATTGGTTTAACGTTTGCGAGTGTGCTGCGCGCCACGTTGCGACAAGACCCGGATATTTTATTGGTGGGTGAGATTCGCGATGCAGAATCCGCCGAAATTGCGTTGCGCGCTTCCATGACCGGCCATATGGTGTTATCAACCTTACACACTAATGATGCTGTTACCTCTGCCATGCGCTTAATGGATATGGGAGTCGACGGTTATTTGGTAGCAACTGCGCTCAAGGCGATTGTTGCCCAGCGCTTGGTGCGACGTATTTGCTCCAGTTGTATTCATCCTTATTCACCGGATGCCAATGAACAGCAATTGCTGGCGGCTATAGGTAAAGGGCGCGATTACAGTCATGTGGTTTTCAAAAAAGGGACTGGCTGCCCCCATTGTCACAACACGGGTTATCGCGGGCGTATTGGTATTTTTGAAATGTTGGAATTAAATCAAACCATGGCGGAAGCTCTGCGCGTAAATGACCTCAATGCATTTATGCAGGCCGCTAATGCTGTGCCGGATTTTGTTAACTTAAGCGAGGCCGCATTAGGTTATGCGATAGAAGGGCTAACCACTCTGGATGAAGTGATGTCTATTTCTGCCCAAGTGAGTGAAATTTAA
- a CDS encoding type II secretion system F family protein: MAVYEFKGRNAEGRLITGQVDASSQDAAVNQLLGRGITPVDISEFIEQLSFSERFVRATNRGRVEKVELIMFCRQMHTISRAGIPLVKGLRGLSASLRNYAFQQALNDVVERLEAGVELSTAMRAHPKIFDNLFVSLVSVGENSGRLDLVFKQLSEYMERDLETIKSIKTALRYPSFVLIAISIAIVVINVKVIPAFANLFATFGADLPLPTRILIGISDFFVDFWLYLLLIISALVAWVYHYIKTPEGSRVWGRKKLKLIIVGDIIERASLARYARSFGLMLNAGLPLSNALELSARAVDNPYLGDKIRGIRAGVERGEGLFQTHLVSGMFTPLVLQMISVGEESGQVDALLAEVAAFYESEVEYDVKQLSDRIEPIMIVIMAGFVTVLALGIFLPMWDMYSIQK, translated from the coding sequence ATGGCGGTATATGAATTCAAAGGCCGCAATGCCGAAGGGCGTTTAATTACCGGGCAGGTGGATGCCTCCAGTCAAGATGCTGCTGTAAACCAATTACTTGGGCGCGGCATTACGCCCGTTGATATTAGTGAATTTATTGAACAGCTGAGTTTTTCTGAACGTTTTGTCCGCGCGACTAATCGTGGCCGTGTAGAAAAAGTAGAGCTGATTATGTTTTGCCGACAGATGCATACCATCAGTCGTGCGGGTATTCCGTTAGTAAAAGGGTTGCGTGGTCTGTCGGCATCACTGCGTAACTATGCGTTCCAGCAAGCGTTAAATGATGTGGTCGAGCGTTTGGAGGCGGGTGTAGAGCTGTCTACTGCGATGCGCGCGCACCCCAAAATTTTTGATAATTTATTTGTCAGCTTGGTCAGTGTAGGGGAAAACTCCGGTCGCCTGGATTTGGTATTCAAACAACTCAGCGAATATATGGAGCGTGATCTTGAAACCATCAAGAGCATTAAAACGGCATTGCGTTATCCCAGTTTTGTATTAATCGCCATTTCAATTGCGATAGTGGTTATCAACGTAAAAGTTATTCCGGCGTTTGCCAATTTATTTGCTACCTTCGGCGCTGACTTGCCCTTACCAACCCGTATCTTGATTGGCATTTCCGATTTTTTTGTCGATTTCTGGTTGTATTTGTTGCTGATTATTAGTGCCTTGGTGGCTTGGGTTTATCACTACATAAAAACCCCGGAGGGTAGCCGGGTGTGGGGGCGTAAAAAATTAAAATTGATTATTGTGGGCGATATTATCGAACGCGCCTCTCTAGCGCGTTATGCGCGCTCATTTGGCTTGATGTTAAATGCGGGGTTGCCCTTATCCAATGCGCTGGAATTAAGTGCGCGCGCTGTGGATAACCCTTATTTGGGAGATAAAATTCGCGGTATTCGTGCAGGTGTGGAACGTGGTGAAGGATTATTCCAAACCCATTTGGTGAGCGGTATGTTTACGCCGCTGGTATTGCAGATGATTTCTGTGGGCGAGGAGAGCGGCCAGGTAGATGCGCTACTCGCCGAAGTTGCTGCGTTTTATGAAAGCGAAGTGGAATACGATGTAAAGCAACTCAGCGATAGAATCGAGCCAATCATGATTGTGATCATGGCTGGTTTTGTCACGGTTCTTGCGCTGGGTATTTTCTTGCCCATGTGGGATATGTATAGCATCCAAAAATGA
- a CDS encoding type II secretion system protein: MKQQSGFTLIELIAVIVILGILAATALPRFVDLSEAARESALQGVAGALGSAAALNHANNIADDAGLETPSVITSVEDCTDVENLLDGGLPDDMVIGGATGLTEGASGACTVAYSDTDIDTPPANFTAYGVDPT; encoded by the coding sequence ATGAAACAACAATCCGGTTTTACGTTGATCGAATTAATCGCTGTTATCGTTATTTTGGGTATATTGGCGGCAACTGCACTGCCACGATTTGTGGATTTATCTGAAGCAGCACGTGAATCTGCGCTGCAAGGTGTGGCTGGTGCATTGGGAAGCGCGGCCGCGCTGAATCATGCTAATAATATTGCTGATGATGCAGGTTTGGAAACGCCCTCTGTAATCACCAGTGTTGAAGATTGTACTGATGTTGAGAATTTGCTGGATGGCGGGTTACCCGATGATATGGTAATTGGTGGTGCAACGGGGCTAACTGAGGGGGCATCTGGAGCCTGTACTGTCGCTTATTCGGATACAGATATAGATACACCACCTGCTAACTTTACTGCTTACGGTGTAGATCCTACTTAA
- a CDS encoding type II secretion system protein translates to MNAKERGFSLIELITVMILLGILSITLFSRLGPVNTAAVQSGRDDIIAALFFAQQTAMMRSNGGNIRLVITSNSVSVTENNNPIAVTSTYYPLVLPQGVTATTTDVDGVFIFDKLGRTTAASITLIGSGNTAGTSAVIQVEASGYAYAN, encoded by the coding sequence ATGAACGCGAAAGAGCGAGGATTTTCACTGATTGAATTAATTACCGTAATGATTTTGCTCGGTATTCTTTCGATCACGCTTTTTTCACGCTTAGGCCCCGTTAACACAGCAGCAGTACAATCAGGCCGCGATGACATCATCGCGGCCTTATTTTTTGCGCAACAAACTGCGATGATGCGTAGCAACGGCGGCAATATTCGACTGGTTATCACCAGTAACAGTGTCAGTGTGACGGAAAATAATAATCCCATTGCGGTGACATCTACTTATTACCCGCTGGTTTTACCTCAAGGCGTTACGGCAACTACAACCGATGTGGACGGCGTGTTTATTTTTGACAAGCTGGGCCGTACTACGGCGGCAAGTATCACGCTTATCGGCTCTGGAAACACAGCAGGTACATCGGCAGTTATTCAGGTGGAGGCAAGTGGTTATGCTTACGCCAACTAA
- a CDS encoding prepilin-type N-terminal cleavage/methylation domain-containing protein: MLTPTKKNQSGVSLIELIVFIVVVSIALLALVGIYRQATINNADPIIRMRALESAQSLLDEIISLRYDEATPTGGVPACSTVGAIACNNSPDDNMNDVDDYHNFSDTPYPNYVRSVSVTTANNIKLITVSVTTPTSETFLLSAERANF, from the coding sequence ATGCTTACGCCAACTAAAAAAAATCAGTCAGGTGTGAGCCTGATTGAATTGATTGTATTTATTGTGGTGGTCAGTATTGCGCTCTTGGCGTTGGTGGGTATTTATCGCCAGGCGACCATTAATAATGCTGATCCCATTATTCGTATGCGTGCGCTGGAATCTGCACAATCCCTGCTCGATGAAATTATCTCCCTTAGATATGACGAAGCAACGCCAACAGGTGGTGTTCCTGCATGTTCAACGGTTGGAGCGATTGCTTGTAATAATTCACCTGACGACAATATGAACGACGTCGATGACTATCATAATTTTAGCGATACACCTTATCCAAATTATGTGCGTTCAGTGAGTGTGACAACCGCCAATAACATCAAATTAATTACCGTCAGTGTGACCACACCCACTAGCGAAACCTTTTTGTTATCTGCCGAGCGAGCCAATTTTTAA
- a CDS encoding type II secretion system protein J, which yields MRNVRADLQNSSVRGFTLVELIAVMVILSIIATIGVGFVVRATESYQSTQTRALLVNTARQSIERMTRQLRGALPFSVRLTNADQCLQFMPIAAGGNYFNTVPDLQNLAQLTTTVPASPVSIDFGTARFVAIGAMSANEIYGSSPASLRGYLGYNAGSLQLASSQRWQRNSINKRFYLLDNAQAFCLVANELRFYGDINPQSANVNLAGNFDILARNVTATTPFVFVNGSANRNTQITLSLTFATGDESIHYTQGVFIRNVP from the coding sequence ATGCGTAACGTGCGCGCTGATCTGCAGAACTCCTCTGTGCGTGGTTTTACGCTGGTGGAGTTAATTGCGGTGATGGTGATTTTATCCATTATCGCCACCATTGGTGTGGGCTTTGTGGTGCGCGCAACCGAGTCTTACCAGAGCACACAAACCCGCGCGTTGTTGGTAAATACAGCACGACAATCCATTGAACGCATGACGCGACAATTGCGCGGCGCCTTGCCTTTTTCAGTACGTTTAACCAACGCCGATCAGTGCCTGCAATTTATGCCGATTGCAGCGGGTGGTAATTATTTTAATACGGTGCCGGACCTACAAAATCTCGCGCAACTTACAACGACTGTTCCAGCCTCTCCAGTATCGATTGATTTTGGTACCGCCCGCTTTGTTGCTATAGGCGCTATGAGTGCCAATGAAATTTACGGTTCCTCGCCAGCGTCGCTAAGAGGCTATCTGGGTTATAACGCTGGCAGCTTACAGTTGGCTTCCAGCCAGCGATGGCAACGCAACTCCATTAATAAGCGCTTTTATTTGTTGGATAATGCACAAGCCTTTTGCCTGGTGGCGAATGAGTTGCGCTTTTACGGCGATATCAATCCGCAAAGCGCTAACGTAAACCTTGCGGGCAATTTCGATATTCTCGCCCGGAATGTAACGGCAACTACCCCTTTTGTTTTTGTAAATGGATCTGCAAACCGTAATACACAGATAACCTTATCGCTCACCTTTGCTACTGGTGATGAAAGTATTCATTACACCCAGGGAGTGTTTATTCGCAATGTTCCCTAA
- a CDS encoding pilus assembly PilX N-terminal domain-containing protein, with amino-acid sequence MFPKRQVAMNVNTQRGFLLPLALFIIVVMGVLALTISRTSTQSQTAVVQEFMSLQSFYAAESGAQRGMKAIFFDVNGRQAADAACANMNINPNYAGVDGLSSCTVTVTCSCRYQNGNNCAPGTAANYSATASADLLKSFYTINSLGRCGGHEYRAERRIQAGAFLEQEQ; translated from the coding sequence ATGTTCCCTAAACGCCAGGTCGCTATGAATGTAAATACCCAGCGTGGTTTTTTATTGCCATTGGCACTTTTTATTATTGTGGTAATGGGAGTTTTGGCGCTCACTATTTCCCGCACATCAACCCAGTCACAAACGGCGGTGGTGCAGGAATTTATGAGCCTGCAAAGTTTTTATGCGGCGGAGAGTGGCGCCCAACGTGGAATGAAAGCGATTTTTTTTGACGTGAATGGCCGCCAAGCGGCCGATGCCGCTTGTGCAAACATGAACATCAACCCCAATTATGCCGGTGTGGATGGGCTGAGTAGTTGTACGGTTACCGTGACCTGCAGCTGCCGTTATCAAAATGGTAATAATTGCGCACCGGGTACAGCCGCCAACTATTCAGCCACTGCCAGTGCAGACTTGTTAAAAAGTTTTTATACCATCAATAGCCTTGGCCGTTGTGGGGGGCACGAATATCGTGCAGAACGCAGGATTCAGGCGGGTGCATTTTTGGAGCAGGAACAATGA
- a CDS encoding DUF6701 domain-containing protein, with protein MNILVASFSLFFRKLHLFFGLFFAGICVLTCCFASAVNAATYNLSSGQYPPCNTSWSVSGTTYTCTGNGRVTLASGDVLASNATITISANDGFVLSNNVIGSVTNNINLVSSYGAIQSGNTNTLYGSITSDSSPITLVNTTVTGAITTSGSINLTGGSVGGKVTSSSNTITTNGTNLYGGAQARSGMSFTGGTLAGSFVMTSNNPVTFSGVTMTSGSISGASTVSIQNGSVIGSSSSSVTISSNSGAITVNNSIVYGSLTAPGYSTVNVTNNGTVYGSCLPNSTPTNACNSTPVVCTTGLIGGLLGNYYNNTNLSGNPAGTRLDTNINFDWGTGSPGVSNVNSNQFGVVWTGKLRAPTTGNYRFQTVSDDGVRLWVNNQLIINNWNDHAAATDTSTTIALQAGYAYDVRLEYYENTGQAVIRLLWSPPGTATFSTLGTAGDPNQSTANYCEVPVANCNNGFVGAAVGQYFNNNNLSGSATATRQDLAIDFDWGTGAPGVPGVNADNFSVRWNATLKVDTTGSYQFQTLSDDGVRLWVNNQLVIDNWTVHAVTTDTSPTINLTAGQTYPLRLEFYENGGHAVISLRWRRPGDSSFLPISGCPAKVSYYGISHSGTGLTCTAEPIIIRAYDANGALVAPDPGTQVMLSTAPATGTWVANNYTFTGTENAFQAFLRQTTPATLNINVTDGSFSESPSLDPSITFLDTGLKFYNATGSNAAIANQRAGVTATTPVLRAVRTNSDTGACEARVAGTRTVNIGYECINPTTCVAGQVFTLQGTGVAANNLNGSANRTSVALTFNANGEAPIPFNYADVGRVRLHASLPLAASGNNPAITLAGSSSDFVVRPERLAVTAVQRSNGTSNPGGTTALGAAAGFAAAGEAFKVVVQAQNANQQPTPNFGREIQSENNILLKEFALVHPVGATLTSLTNGTAGSFAATNPQGSFENTNLRWNQVGSLTLRPELADNDYLGAGAPNYIVSNTVGRFYPDRFEMVSKSLSNGCSTFSYMSQQHLPLNYEIQAQSLSGTMLSNYGATYGTLPSLAYVAENANAANGAVLSPRVIETSAKNWSAGRLLVATNATFNRVATPDGPYPELNIGLTLTDTFDGRELAARDMNATTTGVCSGAACTARQLNTTPLNLRFGRLRLDDAFGSGSADLPVNFIAEYWYGNRFVKNLNDSCTLILRSAINYPAGSILTPANLTVGLSGGSTTGIYNSMTPIEIAFSGGDAGHRFSAPGANASGTFNVNVNLTSYPWLRFDWNGDGVHTDTSLPAAQYGFGQYRGHDRIIYWRERFD; from the coding sequence ATGAACATTCTTGTTGCAAGCTTCTCTTTATTTTTTAGGAAATTGCATCTTTTTTTTGGGCTTTTTTTTGCTGGTATTTGCGTCCTTACTTGCTGCTTTGCCAGTGCCGTAAATGCCGCGACTTACAATTTATCCAGTGGCCAGTATCCACCTTGTAATACTTCCTGGAGCGTATCGGGTACAACCTACACTTGTACCGGTAACGGGCGCGTTACCCTCGCGAGTGGTGATGTATTGGCTTCCAATGCCACCATTACCATTTCCGCTAACGACGGATTTGTACTGAGCAATAATGTAATAGGTTCGGTCACCAATAATATCAATTTGGTTTCCAGTTACGGTGCTATCCAATCCGGCAATACCAACACCCTTTATGGTTCAATTACCAGCGACAGCAGCCCCATTACTCTGGTCAATACTACCGTCACAGGAGCAATTACTACGAGCGGTAGTATTAATCTAACGGGCGGCAGTGTTGGTGGAAAAGTTACGAGTAGCAGCAATACTATTACCACAAACGGCACTAATTTATACGGCGGCGCCCAAGCTAGGTCAGGCATGAGTTTTACGGGCGGAACCCTCGCGGGCAGTTTTGTAATGACGTCAAATAATCCTGTCACTTTTTCCGGTGTGACCATGACCTCGGGTAGCATATCCGGCGCGAGTACGGTCAGTATCCAAAATGGCAGTGTGATTGGCTCCTCCTCTTCTTCTGTCACTATTTCCAGCAACAGTGGGGCAATAACCGTTAATAATTCTATCGTCTATGGAAGTTTAACGGCGCCTGGTTATTCAACAGTAAACGTGACCAATAACGGTACCGTATATGGCTCCTGTTTGCCCAATTCCACGCCCACCAATGCTTGTAATTCCACTCCCGTTGTTTGTACGACGGGACTGATAGGTGGACTGTTGGGCAACTATTACAACAATACGAATTTATCCGGGAACCCTGCTGGTACTCGGCTGGATACCAACATCAACTTTGATTGGGGCACAGGTTCCCCCGGTGTGAGCAATGTTAATAGCAACCAATTCGGTGTGGTCTGGACTGGTAAGCTGCGAGCACCTACAACGGGTAATTATCGCTTCCAGACTGTGTCTGACGATGGCGTTAGGCTTTGGGTTAACAACCAATTAATTATTAATAACTGGAATGATCACGCAGCGGCCACAGATACCAGCACGACTATCGCTTTACAGGCTGGATATGCCTACGATGTTCGCCTTGAATATTATGAAAATACTGGTCAGGCGGTAATCAGGTTGTTATGGAGTCCGCCGGGCACTGCTACTTTTTCCACCTTGGGTACAGCAGGGGATCCTAACCAAAGCACAGCAAATTATTGCGAGGTACCCGTCGCCAATTGTAATAATGGTTTTGTTGGTGCTGCCGTTGGGCAATATTTTAATAACAATAATTTATCTGGTAGTGCGACAGCAACCCGCCAGGATCTCGCTATCGATTTTGATTGGGGAACGGGGGCGCCAGGTGTTCCAGGCGTAAACGCCGATAATTTTTCTGTGCGTTGGAATGCGACCTTAAAAGTTGACACTACCGGAAGTTATCAATTTCAAACATTGTCGGATGATGGTGTACGCCTGTGGGTTAATAACCAGCTAGTGATTGATAACTGGACAGTGCACGCGGTTACTACAGACACTAGTCCAACGATCAACCTTACGGCGGGTCAGACTTATCCCTTGCGTTTGGAGTTTTATGAGAACGGTGGCCATGCCGTTATTTCGCTACGCTGGCGTCGCCCGGGTGATTCGAGCTTCCTGCCCATTTCGGGGTGCCCTGCGAAAGTGAGTTATTACGGTATATCTCACAGCGGCACTGGTTTAACTTGTACTGCGGAACCAATAATCATTAGGGCCTACGATGCCAATGGTGCATTGGTTGCGCCGGATCCAGGAACACAGGTTATGCTGTCCACTGCGCCTGCAACGGGAACCTGGGTTGCAAATAACTATACTTTTACGGGAACTGAAAATGCCTTTCAAGCCTTTCTGCGACAAACAACACCCGCGACGCTTAACATTAATGTCACTGACGGTAGTTTTTCAGAGAGCCCGAGTCTTGACCCTTCAATTACGTTTTTGGATACAGGTTTAAAATTTTACAACGCAACAGGTTCTAATGCGGCAATTGCAAACCAACGAGCAGGCGTAACCGCAACTACACCTGTCCTGCGCGCTGTGCGCACTAATAGCGATACAGGTGCATGTGAAGCACGAGTTGCTGGCACGCGCACGGTGAATATTGGTTATGAATGTATCAATCCGACAACTTGTGTAGCCGGTCAAGTATTCACGTTACAAGGAACTGGCGTTGCAGCTAACAATTTGAACGGGAGTGCAAATCGTACATCTGTGGCGCTCACCTTCAATGCTAATGGTGAAGCGCCAATTCCTTTTAACTACGCTGATGTAGGGCGCGTTCGCCTTCATGCTTCATTACCGCTTGCGGCTTCTGGCAATAATCCGGCTATTACGCTTGCAGGAAGCAGTTCTGATTTTGTAGTGCGACCTGAGCGATTAGCTGTCACTGCCGTGCAGCGATCCAACGGTACAAGCAATCCCGGTGGTACCACCGCACTGGGAGCTGCAGCTGGTTTTGCGGCGGCAGGGGAGGCGTTTAAAGTAGTAGTGCAAGCACAAAATGCCAACCAACAGCCCACGCCAAATTTTGGCCGTGAGATCCAAAGTGAAAATAATATTTTGCTTAAGGAATTTGCATTGGTTCATCCAGTTGGTGCTACGCTAACCTCTCTTACCAACGGCACCGCCGGTAGTTTTGCTGCAACAAATCCTCAAGGCAGTTTTGAAAATACTAATCTGCGCTGGAACCAGGTGGGGAGTTTAACCCTGCGCCCTGAACTTGCAGACAATGATTATCTAGGTGCGGGCGCACCTAATTATATTGTTAGTAATACGGTCGGACGTTTTTATCCTGACCGCTTCGAAATGGTTTCTAAATCACTGAGCAATGGCTGCAGTACGTTTTCATATATGTCGCAGCAGCACTTGCCGCTGAATTATGAAATACAAGCTCAATCCTTGAGCGGTACTATGCTTTCCAATTATGGGGCCACTTACGGTACTTTGCCGAGCCTTGCTTACGTGGCAGAAAACGCCAATGCCGCTAACGGCGCGGTGCTGAGCCCACGGGTGATTGAAACCAGTGCAAAAAATTGGAGTGCCGGCCGCTTACTTGTCGCCACTAATGCGACGTTTAATCGTGTAGCAACACCTGATGGCCCTTACCCTGAATTAAATATTGGTTTAACGCTCACAGATACTTTCGATGGCCGTGAACTTGCGGCAAGAGACATGAATGCGACCACCACAGGGGTATGTTCCGGTGCTGCCTGTACCGCACGTCAGCTCAACACTACACCGCTTAATTTACGCTTCGGACGTTTGCGTTTGGACGACGCTTTTGGTTCTGGCTCTGCTGATTTACCGGTAAATTTTATTGCCGAATATTGGTATGGAAATCGATTTGTTAAAAACCTGAATGATAGTTGCACTCTGATTTTGCGCAGTGCAATTAATTATCCTGCGGGCAGTATATTAACTCCGGCGAATTTAACAGTAGGTCTCAGTGGTGGATCCACCACTGGAATTTATAATTCCATGACCCCAATCGAAATTGCGTTTTCAGGTGGTGATGCAGGGCACAGGTTTTCGGCGCCGGGTGCAAATGCCTCGGGAACATTTAATGTTAATGTCAATTTAACTAGCTATCCCTGGTTACGTTTTGATTGGAATGGTGATGGTGTACATACCGATACGTCACTACCCGCGGCCCAATATGGTTTTGGCCAATATCGCGGCCATGATCGGATTATTTACTGGCGCGAACGTTTTGACTAA